In Prochlorococcus marinus CUG1435, the genomic window TCATTTTTTGAATTAAAAACTAAATCAGGATTTACTACTTTCTGACTATCAATTTTTACACCCCCGCCTTTAATAGATCTTTTTGATTCACTGCTAGATTTGAAAAGTTTTAGAGCACTTAACAAGTAAAAAAACTTTACTGGAAAAACTACTTCTTTTAAAGAAATCTCTGGAATTTCGCCAACTTTTTCTTTTTGTCCAAGGAATAATTTTTCGCAGTTTGATTGCGCCTTTAATGCTTCTTCGGCACCATGGAATAAAGTAGTTACTTCTAAAGCCATTCTTCTCTGTAATTCACGAGGATTTAAGTTTTCAAGAAAACTTAAATCTAATTCAGTAAGTAATTCAAAATAGGTAGGGATAATATTATCAGGTACTTTTTCTAATTTTGAATACATTGAAAGAGGATCTTCGGTCAAACCTACGGTGTTAAATTCAGATTTGCTCATCTTCTTAATTCCATCTAAACCTGTCAATATTGGCAGCAGAACACCAATTTGAGGGTCTTGTTTAAAATGCCTTTGAAGATCTCTTCCTATTGCAATGTTAAATTTCTGATCTGTACCTCCAAGCTCAATGTCTGATCGAACAACTACCGAATCGTAACCTTGTAAAAGTGGATATAAGAATTCATGCAAAGCAATTGGAACTTGCGAAGTATACCTTTTATTAAATTCCTCCTTAGCTAGCATTTGACTAACTGTTGCACTCCCCATTAATTCAATTATCGAATTGAGATTTAACCCTTTTAACCATTCACTGTTATATCTAATTTCTATTCTTTCTTTTGAATCAAAATCTAAAATAGATTTATTAGCTGGCTTTCCCATTCCTAGTTGGGTTAAGTACGTTTTTGCATTATCCTCAACTTGTTTTTCAGATAACTGAACTCTTGTTTTGTTTTTTCCGGTTGGGTCTCCAATTTGAGCAGTAAAATCTCCAATAATTAGTACTGCAATATGTCCATTATCTTGGAATGCCCTAAGTTTTTTAAACAATATGCTGTGCCCAAGATGAATATCTGTTCCAGTTGGATCAATCCCGAGTTTGACCCTTAATTTTTTATTATTTTTATTCGCATGATCAATTATCTCCGAAAAGGTTTGATCTGTTCCCTTAATTGGAAAATATTCTTCTATTCCTCTTGACAACCATGATGGCAATATTAAATTATCTGACATGAAGATTTAATAGTTAAGTTTAAGAAGTTTTATCAAGTTCATCCTTCATTCTTATTAAGGTTTTATTCATTTGATCGAACATTTGATCAGGAGTAATCCCAAATTGACTTAGCTGTGTCTTTAATTGTTCTACTGTCATTTTTGCTTGAAAATCTTCAGACAATTCAAATCTCTTCATAAAAACCTTATAACGATCCATAAGAGATTCCATTTTTTTTATAAACATTTTTTTCCCTTCTCTGTCAAATTTTCCATAATCAGAACCAAGTTTCATAAGTTCTTGGTAATCTATAAAAAGCTTTTTAGCTTCTTCTTGAACGATGTCTGACTCAAAAAATCCCATTTCTATTCTTTTACTTCGCAAGATTAAGGCTCAATTACAAGATAACAAGAATCTTTTAAATTGATTAGAACATTAATAAATTTTAGTTTATAAATAATTCTTTGATTTATATTTTTTCAGAATTAAATTTAGTAAACATGTTTCACAAATATTGGAAAAATTTAACGTAAATAATATTTCAAACCAAAATAGACAATTTGAATTATTTGGTTCAAATGTAAATACATCAATTAATTTTCAACACTCAAATAATCTAAAAATCAAAGGCGAAATCCTAACTGAATGGAGAAATAGAATATATAATCACCAATTCAAAATTTCAAAAGACACTCACAATAAAACTTTGCATCAAACGAGTCTTCCTATAAATGCAATTTCCAATGAAAGAAAAATTGATCCGTTTTCCCTGCAGCCATTATCATTGAACTTTTGGAGAACCAATCAATATATACATAATGGTCCAGCAATGTATTTTGTAATTGACTCTATGGAGAGTTCTAAAATAATCCTATATATAGGAGAAACAAATTCAGCAAATAAGAGATGGAAGGGAGAACATGACTGCAAAAATTACCTCATGAACTATAAAGAAGCCCTTGCTCATAACAAACTCTCAAGTCATCAAGATATTCGTTTCTTCTTAGATGTACCTAAAGAAGTAAAATTAAGACGTAAATTAGAACAGCAACTGATATATTTATGGTTACCACCTTTTAATAAAGAAACTCGAGATAGGTGGGCAACTACTTTCACAAACAACTAAAAGTTAATTAAATCCATTTTTTCAAATGCAATTTTCCACATTCCAAAAAAATCTAGATAACTGGCAAGGTGCTTCATTAATTTTTGGAGTTTTAGAGGAAGATATTGCAAGCCAACTCGAAAACATAAAATTTGTTGTTGACCCAAAATTATTACTAAAAAAAGTTACTCAAAAAGAATTCAAAGGAGAAAAAGGAAAAATTTTAAGCTTTGAATTTTTAGATCAAAAATTAGAAACTTTAATCATAGTTGGTCTTGGCAAATTAAAAGACCTAAATAAAAGTGATATGGAAAACTCTATAGGAAACATAGTTAGGAAAACTGTTGATAAAAATGAAAAAATCAGCATCTTGCTACCTTTTGAATTAATAAACTCACAACTAGAAATAAATCAATTAGCAGAGTCAGCCAGATTATCTGCCTATAAGGACAATAGATTCAATAAGAAAAAAAATGAAAAGATAGTTCTTAAAGAAATAGAATTTCTAAATTTTAAAAAATT contains:
- a CDS encoding tyrosine--tRNA ligase translates to MSDNLILPSWLSRGIEEYFPIKGTDQTFSEIIDHANKNNKKLRVKLGIDPTGTDIHLGHSILFKKLRAFQDNGHIAVLIIGDFTAQIGDPTGKNKTRVQLSEKQVEDNAKTYLTQLGMGKPANKSILDFDSKERIEIRYNSEWLKGLNLNSIIELMGSATVSQMLAKEEFNKRYTSQVPIALHEFLYPLLQGYDSVVVRSDIELGGTDQKFNIAIGRDLQRHFKQDPQIGVLLPILTGLDGIKKMSKSEFNTVGLTEDPLSMYSKLEKVPDNIIPTYFELLTELDLSFLENLNPRELQRRMALEVTTLFHGAEEALKAQSNCEKLFLGQKEKVGEIPEISLKEVVFPVKFFYLLSALKLFKSSSESKRSIKGGGVKIDSQKVVNPDLVFNSKNDLEGKILQIGKKIIKRFEN
- a CDS encoding DUF1825 family protein, coding for MGFFESDIVQEEAKKLFIDYQELMKLGSDYGKFDREGKKMFIKKMESLMDRYKVFMKRFELSEDFQAKMTVEQLKTQLSQFGITPDQMFDQMNKTLIRMKDELDKTS